In the Channa argus isolate prfri chromosome 6, Channa argus male v1.0, whole genome shotgun sequence genome, ttgtgtgtctgagtgtgtgcatCTCTACGAATTTGCGAATCTGTGCGTGTGTTGTCTGAAGCAGCCCCAGGGAGGGGCTCTGACATTGAAGACGGGTTAAATCCTGTTTTACATTCAAGTGGCAGGCCCTAGTTCATTAGAGTGAGGATCATTCCTCCTCAAGACCAAAGGAAGCGCATACTAAACAAGAGCAGTTGTTGGGGAGAAAATGCCATTGTACGTGCAAAATTGTATGTACTGTTtaagtggctgtgtgtgtgtgtgtgtgtctgtgtgtgtgtgtgtgtgtgcatgtgcgtgcggAGTTGCAAAACAGCCTCTGATTTTTTCCTTATCTCTTGTATTTTTGTGGAATACAGTCTTTATGAAGCAAAGTAAAGGTGCAGCTTTTACAGCTGAAATGTGTGCATCATTTGTGTCAGAGTGCGTGTGCGTGCACAAGTCATGGCAGCTCTCCTGACTGTCTTCCACTCAGCCTGTCAGTGAGTCACCCATACGCCCTCTCTGTCACTGACTTTGATGGCTTATCTTACCCCCTGAATTGGAGTCGCACTCCCGGGGGAAATACCTTAGCACATGTAAATGCATTTGAAAGAGTGAAAATATGGGTGGGAATAATAGAGTGAGAGATAGAGGGAGACAACCAGGCAGCTTTCACCTGACTGCTTACTACACCTCCACAAGTCTctctttcctccatctctcctccACCTTTTCCACTGTTTTAATCTTTGTCATTGTTTCCCAATAACCCCCTCCTTCTGCTTTCAGCCGGGAGGAGGCCAGTCCACACTTCATGCACTTCTGGAAGCATATCCTTTGATCCATACATATGGCATTTAACACCTCAGAGCAGATCAGCAGTCTCAGCTCAAAATAAGCAGAGGTTACGGCTCCTACTTTCGGGCTAAGAGTATACATGTGAAGCTGAAGATTGGAGATGTATGAGGCCAGACCTGGGCTTGGAGCTGTGGCTGCTGATGTGGTTTCCATTGCTGCAAAGGGTCTGGGGTAGATGGTGTTTGTCAGTGAGGGCGCGTCTCCTGCCTCTGGGCGCCCTGCCCTTTAGACGCGCCAGGCCTCAGGAGCCTCCTGCATGCCAAACAGACCTGTGCAGTCAAATGCAGCCGCAGAGGAGCGAAGAGGAGAaagggggagagggggggggggggggagcgaACGTGAAGAGGAGTCCAGAAAGAGAAGGACTCGAGGGCAAAAGGGTAGAAGAGGATCTGAGGGAGAGAGTAGAGGAGAGGGGTTTGAGGAGGGTGGGGTGGTAGAGGTGCTGGTCACACTGCAGCAGCCATCCAGACACACCCTGCATTTGAAACACAGCTGCACTGGAACAACCTGGGACTCAGcaaaggagaggaaggaggagaggagggtgaGAATGAAGGAGGAGAGGGTGACACAGAGGTGAGGCTCAACAGCAACACTGTGTGTCGATGGCTGGGAGATATCACAGACCTTCGCCCTAACAGTCAGTGATAGTTATCACAGACAGTGCCCCCCGTCATCCAcactctgccacacacacaccaacatgctgcatattttactttacactCACATATGCTCACAGATGAGGGGCTCattataaaaattatacatGTTCAGCGTGTGTGGACAGTTTTGTACGTCTTTTGACTCCCACTGTAGGAAGTGTAACTATTGAGTCTGACAGTATCTACACATTACATTGGCCTCGTTTGCATAAGCCAAAGAAAATCAGACAATTTCTTATGGTGATCAGGCattttattcaactttttttgtgCTGAGAATATGCTGcggttttgtttctgattcctAATTTCTAAGACAGAGTGTGTCTCCATATGTCCCCAGGTCCCCACCAGGGTCCCAGATTCTCAGAAGATACTGAGGTCATGGGTTGTGTAGATTTTCTGGAAACTTATGACATTAGGGGGAGTtgattttcctgcatttggttAAGCTTTGTAAACCTTTTAGACTTTTCTCTATTCCTAACCAAAACCTAATTTTTATAAATTCTCAGGTCAGACAAGagaaacaaattacacaaattacAAGTTACCTGCTTCAGGTCCTTCGACGGCATTTGTCTAAGTTTAAGGTTAGAACTTTGACTCTGTTATTTCAAAACACTTCTCCTGTTATTAAcgtttttttaaagacacaactgcattgtgtctttaaaTTCACTATCTTGCTTCATGCAAGTTCACACATGGATACCGTAACATTTTCCTGTAGAATTAGCTTGAACCACTCAGGATTTATATTGAGATTATGAACCTGAAGCTTAGAAGTGGACCACGTCTCAAATGTTTCCCTCATGCCCATTAATCTATATCTCCCCATTGCTCACTCATTTCTTCCTCAAGGTACTCCTCCCCCcggtccaaagacatgcatgttagggttACAGAAAAGAAGTGAAAGTGATCCAGTCTTCTGGTGCCTAAAGAAAACGACAAAACTAACTGAAAAAGTCttgcaaaaacaaactttttcaaGGTCTTTTCCTAGATGTGTCATACATACTGGTCCCAGACTTGTTAGTGTATTGCCAAGTACAAAcgaataaaaaaacagaagttctaACTTGCTTTATTACTGGATGCACAGTTTTGTGCATTAAAAGTGGTGcactcacaaacaaaaataaacagcagtggaTCCCATTTCCAAGCACAAAATAATATCACCAGGTCCTTGCATCCtttaaaaaagcaattattGTGATCAGCAGTCAGTGTGAAATTCACTATAAAGTTCCATGGTTTATAGTTACATTTAGGTACTGTTAATGAATAACAAGCAAAATATATAACCACAGAAAACacatatcaaaacatttttgaaaatattgttttcaaaaaTTTAGATATACTTGATAAACAGAAATTGACAAAAGTGCTATTGTCcttacaaaataacattttaaatgtacacagggaaaaaaacaaactctaacCCATCTTTGATTTGCAATTAAAAAAGAGACCTGAAACATGCAAGTCATATGTCCATTCTTCCTAAACCTCACAGCACATCACAACCAGCTTGTTAGATTTctagagttttaaaaaaagctacaaGTAGTCAATAACAGTAAATTGTAATGAACATAATTGGTGAAGAAAAGCCCGAAGAAACAGCCTAAGAAAGATCACTTACACAGATGATGAGTAAACAAATATATGATGTTTGTAATAAATCATGGTAATGTGCATATGAATATGAGgatcttaaaaaaaactaatttttcagACCGACTGATGTGAAGCAGCTTTAAATGTAACTGATAAGAACTTTTACAAAAAGCTGATTTATTCACCAGAAGTGACCAGAATCAAACTTTAATTCAATTATCAGCAGTTATCAGCATttttctgaccattttttaaaaatggtctTTAAGTCTTTCTTCACATTTATCATAATCTTTACATCaatataataatgaataatagaTTTGCATCTATATACTCACACACGGCCTGAACAAAAAGATTGAGGCCGCTTGCATGCGCACACAGATGAACACACATACAATCAAAGCAACACACACTTCTTCATCCCTGGAACAGCTGAGCTCTATTTGTTCGACCCTTTGCTGTCATTGTCCTCACTGCTACGGGAGCCGCGGTAACCCCGGAGTTCACGCTTTTCGCGGCATTCCCGGCACTCTTCCTCGTTCTCTCCCTCGTCCTCCTCGTGGATGATCTCCACCTCCAGGCGACCGATGTACAGAGATACCGCACAGAGCCAGAAGAGGGCGACGCTGCCCACCATAGCGCCTTGGAGCAGCAGCGCAGGCACAGACAGCAGCATCATCCTCCGCAAGGCAAAAAGGCTGCCAATGTAGGAGGCACCaccaaaagacacacacacacctcccaggATGAAGAAGGCTGAGGAAACACAGAATGTCGTGGTGTTATTGTAGAGATCGGATTAATCTTTGATGGAGCCAGGTTGGATCTACTCGATATCTTCATCATTTAGATGAAACGGAACTGATGCTGGTTTAGAAATGTAGatgaaaaatacattacatttacaagcTGTATCACTGAGCCAAACAGACATTTCACTTTAACCTCATGACTGAATTTAGGCTGTAAGTTATGTTTTTCATCGTTGAAAAACACATTGTCCATCACACCTGATTACACTTTAATGCGTCCATGAATTAGTGAAGGTCtaaaatttaaacacaaaaaattggTGCTATAGCTTTTATTGATCCTGCCCTATAGTCAGTTATTGCAGAAATTCTTGTGCAATTAAAGTGACTGAATTTAGAACAAACAGAACTGAGGTTTACTGATGCACTTAGAAGAATCAGTAAAACAATTGTACTTATTAACAGGGATCAAACGTAAAGCAAGTGCACTGTGCttgtttggaaaatgtgttaaaatgagcCTGTACCATATCCTGCTTCTCGTCCCACTTCACTCTGGACAAATGCGATGACTCCGATCCCAGTGGCCAACAAACCATTCCTGAACCATGAGAGGAATCCTGCAAAATAGTCCAAAGTCAGAAGTGATTTACTAATAAACATGTGCACGAAATCTGAACTTCTACaactatataaatgtataacCTTAACCATAAGTTAGCATTAAGTTCTAGatataaataaagatatattttaCCATCATATTTAAGGTAAGCAGTGGAAAAAGTAATAAGCAAGTGTATCTGGATCAGAAGCTGCGCTTTAATTCTATACCACATACTATttcaatgtgtgttttgaatgtATTCTTGGCATAATAATTACGTATAAGATGTCATGATAAACAGTTTTTGCGGTGTGCTGTTTGATAGCCCACAATGCAATGCACACAAGAGATAAGGAGCTCATTGATGCTTTCAAACAAGTTATTTGAAACAGATTTATGGGTATTACAATGACATAAAGTCACCTTTCCTCCTCTAAGTGAACAAACTACCTGGATAAGAGCTGAAACCTGTGGTGAAGTTTGCATCTAACAAGAACAAAGTCCATTTGTTATGATTCAATTCCCAGATGACCTCTCCGTTTGTTTCATTTCTGAGATATCGATGATGTCAGATTTAGAATGACAAAATGTGTCACTGAATGTCAGGTTTTACATGTGGGACATTACACGACTGATGTACTGCATCATGTAAAAACATCAGCAAATTTCGTTTTGTATGTGATTTCTGTGTCATCGCTTTGGAGGCTACAGCATGAGCCGATGTTGAACTGCACTTTATTATACAGAGAGGTGTTTCTGGGTTTTAGGCTGTACTCACTGATAGACGATTGGGGTTGACACAGTCAAACCGCGGGAACAGATTGTACAAGAAATCTGGGGTAAATATGCTGTTTGTTATTGTGACACTGACCCTGACAGTCGTTCTCTTCACTTCACTACACTTcacttctctttgttttcttgtaaaCTATGAGCTGAAACTTTTTATTGCACGGTTCTTGTCGAGCTACAAAAAGCGTATTTAAACTGTAACTGTCAAACTGAGTCATCAAGGTAGCACCTTATTGTACACATTACGGTAAGTGTAAACGGTTACTAAGAGTTTATCAGCTCATTGTTTCAGCTTTAGCTTTAAATGTCAATACTTTGCTCATAAATGACAGACAGCATGCCATTTTAAGCTGCCACAAGATGATAAACTCACCACCATTTCTCTTAATGCTTTTCTACATTGTGTTTTGGGCAATTTTTAGCTCGCCCCTATTGTAGGCTGGGAAAACCCTTGGACTCACAAACTATGAgagtaataaattaaaatcactCCTGCCTCACTTTAGTCTTGTCTGATGGTTAACTgaaatactttaagtaaaacaaGACGTGCAAATACATTTACGTTCAATGCAGTTGTCTGACATTCTGTGAACAATTTATAGACAAACACAAGACACAACTAACATTAGTTAGTTACTGGTATTTGAACCTTTGCTGCAGTACAGAATCAGAGCACTTTTTTCACCATAGACACTAACTGTTATGTAAATAGGAAACCAACATTCTTTTCTgcatataatacaataataaataatagagGCAGACTAAATGCTCGAATTACCTGTTTCATGGGACTTCCTCAACATCtgaaaaatgacagaacaaaagCTTTATCTTAGCaacattaatgaaataaatctgCGGCTTCGCTTTAGGGTACAAGTCGTGCTTAAGACCATCACATGTCATTTATCATGGAGTTGAACCAAattgtgcagtttgttttctacagAGTCCGTCACATACAGTTTAGCTTTGGTGGACAGAAAGATCACTCCATGATCTAAATGTACTGCAGTTTACTCCCGGACTAAACCTACCAGAGCGTCCGCCTTGTCGAGGTCTGtgagctggtgctgctgctccGGTCCCCGGCTCTTTCCCCATGGTCCCTTCTCCACTTGCCGTAGTCGGGCCGCGCCATGCAGCCTCCTCAGCGGGGCTCCGGCTCCGGGAGCCCGGACCAGATTCACTACCCGGACGAAGTGAGACACGGCCTGCGGGAACTGCCTTCTCGTGAACAAACTCAGAAAAGCCATCACATGAAATACAAGCACAACAAAACCTGTGCTCGCCCTGTCAACTCTGACCTGATCAACGATTTCCCGGAATAAGACTTCCGTCAAAAGAGGAGCTGAGTTAACACAGCGCCATCGTGCGGTGgtgacacataaacacagagggATTACAACAAATATTCAGCTTTGATTGTTTTAAGATCAAATCAAAATTTTATTACGATTTTTAATGGTTGCACGTCTGTAAGTAACAACCCCTCTAAATTAAGTATAGCGCAACGTGCAATTGCAAATGCATCCCACACGATGGCGCCAACATACACCAATAAGGTCACGTTcttattcaaattattattttactgtcacagtaaaataaaaattaaaaattatttctttcttttgttatcTGATAATATAAAACCGGCAAAAGATGGACTcagaaaacacataaacataaaaaaatgctaGTAAAATACCTAATACCAATAATATCATAAACATCTAATATTTATCTAAATCAGACACTTTTAAGACGAGTGGAtatgaaagaaaataatgtgAAGTGGACAGTGATCCTAGTTGTGTGTTGTTTGTCAGAAGTCTGTGCTCCCACGTGTCGTTGCCGAGGATGAGTGAACAACCTCTCCCTGAGGGTCTTTTGTCTTTCTCAGCCTCCTGAGACCCAGAAAGACCACGCCTGTTATACCTGATTGTTTAATGCGAGGAGCACAGAGAGCTGCACAGAGGTTATAGATGGGAATTCatattattgtgtttgtgtgtgtgtgtgtgtgtgttgacagtgGGGGTCATTTACGGACAGTTAAATCTTTGATGTGATGTGCAGCTGACCCTCTGGTCACTCTCATGCTACTGTCCCCATCACAATAGAAGACGATGttgacatacacacagaaatatacacacatgcacgcacttACATGTAGCAACTATGCGTAAACAACTTGCAGCTATTTTACTACAGAGAATTTCCAATATATGatgtcatttttaataacagaaaaaatgtaataacagaatttgcatatatatataaccTACTGTTGaatgcaaaactttgcatctcctttctttgaaatgacaaaaacagtaaaactatatttttaatcaacatatttaatgcacattcagctagtacaaaggCCTCTCTTCACTAAAATTAACAAGAATGGTCAAGAAGTGCATACAAACAAAATTATAGTCCaaagaataacatttttatcagtGCAAAAGTCTGCATACCCTtaagtaaattaattaaaaattactttaatcGTTTTCTTattaaggaacatttgtactgtgcgttaaatattatgtttatgaaTGTGACCTGGGTTTTGTCTTTCTTGTCCATGTGTGGTTGGCTGTGTGTCCTGTGTTTTCCTTGTCTTCCAGGAAGTCAGAAGGGGGAGCTGAGTTATAGACATGCAGCACACCTGTGTCAACAGGGTTAAGATTCCTATGAAGGAGGCCTCACAGATCTCCTCGCTCTCCTCCCCTGGGCCTGCCTGCTGAATCCTCTTTGTCTCGTCTACGTCCACATTCTCTTTTCATACTACCCATCCAACGCTGACTTGCTGACAAACATAATCTTTGTTTGTGAGAGTTGAAGGAGATGGAACCTTTGGCACCCAACTAGTAAACGTCTAGCAAATATATTGTTATAAATTATatcattatatattatattattataattatatattctATCACACATCCATGCTTGTTGCATGCACTTTAGggattagtttatttttaaacagcttGAGAACAAACCAAAGAATTATTAGACTTTTCAGGTTTTACCATTACCTACAAAGGATTATAAAACTTTCTGAAAAGTTTGTCTATTCATGTAACTTGTTTCACCTTTCGTGaatgtatgtctctctctcacacacacaccaacatgctgcatattttactttacacattCACATATACTTGCAGATGACCAGCTCattataaaaattatacatCCTGTATCTAGCATGTGTGGACAGTTTGTACGTCTTTTGACTCCCACTGTAGGAAATGCAACTATTGAGTCTTCCACATACATTGCAGCATTTTTGCATAagccaaaaattaaaaaaagacaaaaaaataacaaaactaagCAATGACAATTTGTGTCTGTTAACTTCTTACACACGCACAGCTGGGTAGCTCAGTAAACTACCCAAGCGTTACTGTATTCTGGGGTTGTGTGGAAGTGTGCTCAGGCtctgaaaggaggaggaggaagttaACTGTGAATATGTGGCATTTCATTTTTagtgcaaaataattttttcctaCTCATGAGCACGGTGGTAATTCTATTCATCCAAAGGTATTGCTAAAGTCAAAAACCTCCCTATTGCTATTGCAGATATATCTTTCCTACTGTTACAGCAAGTGGTCTTCGGGGTCCCTTTTGATGCAGGCTCTAAGAAAGAGCCGCATGGACAGAACAGTTAAGGTATTTTAACTCCAGACAGAAAATTTCTCTATAGCGCTCGGAGCTATTTAAAGGAGCAGCAGAGTTGATCCTCAAATCCCCTCGCCTTACCACTTCACGGACCCCTATCACAGTCTGTCCTCTCTGCTATCACTCACTTTCTTTCCCCTTTGCACTCAATTCCTCTGCTTTACTCAATAaacctcttcctcctttttttctttctctcagatTGTCGTGCATTGTGTAGGTTTGCATAGGGACGTATGTCTCACAAATCTAAGTTTTTGAATAactctcctcatcctctctcacGGTCACAACACTTTCTTCCCACTTGTCcgtataaaaaaaattataaacaatCTGCCCAAGACGCCAAAGTGTTATCGAAGCAGCCATCAGGCTGGCGTGGCCTTGTTCCATCAGCACTGGCCATGTCACTCATTTCATCTCATCTCTGCCCACAGGAATTAGTGATAGATTAGTAATGTTTTACTTGTAGAACACAACTGGTTTGATGGACACATAGTatgacagtaaataaataattttaactacAAGTAAAAtagctgagaaaaaaacattttatttgcaataatCTTGCATGAATGGTTTAATGTTTTCAAGCCATATTGGCtagcaaaaaagtaaagtaagcAAAACTCCTTATAGGCCTCAACTTTTGACTCGTTGTTGTCCATTCTGCTTGATTTCTGTAGAGtcaacagaaaagaggaaagagagagagacatagggacagagagaagcatACGTGCAGAGCTGCACTCGTCTGTGCTACACAGTCTGGGGGATTCCAGCCAGCTGTGCTCGGAGCACTTGACCTTGGCAAAAAGTCCCTGGAACAAACAAATGTTAGACACAAGTGTCAAGTGGTCAGcaaatgaataatttaatgACATTAATAAAAAGAGGCGTTTGTACTTGAGAAGTCGGCGTGTAACAAATACTCAAGCatacaaatacagaacaaaccAGTTTTATGGATATACAGGGGTGTTGTTTTCACTTGATTTATGTCAGTCTGTCGCGTTTCATTATATAAATGATGCATTTGTAACACAGGCTAATGGTTTGTACATGTATCTACTTGCACACATGCGCTATTTCCCCACCTATATCTGCTGCAATCAAATCAAAGATAAATCCTTTGCCAGGCATGAATTACTCGGCAGTCTGTTCAAACATCACCTTGAGCAATGTGGGAACTTGGTCTCACCCACAGTCAAAGCTAAAGAGTGAATCATCGCTCAGCTCTTACTGCTGTAATAACTTTGAGGGACTGTGTTAAGCCTTGTCAGTTTTCCTCACTGTGTAGGTTAAAGTTTCTCAAGAAAACACTGCCAACACCTTTAAGCACACTTTTCATCTGAAACTCACTTTAGCTTCGTCACCAATAGAACGACAGAACAGCATGGTGACTGCGGCTTTTTAATGGTTATCAGTTGGTATCACATGGCAGATGGGCTGATATAATTAAGAGAAACATGATCCACTACCCACAGATGAAACAACTCAAAGAGGTCCCCCGTTTGCTGTACACTGTTATTCTACatgtatttcataaaatatGTCTTCGTATTTCTTGCACCCCCTCATACCACAATCCAAATTAAATATAGAAGTCTGACAGTGTGTGAAAGCTTTTACATCTTTGATGAATAGTTTCCTGGTTGTTATTATTACCGATCATGTGTTAGGTTTGATTCTAATTAGTTGTGCTGCTCTGCAAGCATATAATTATGACCAGAGCACTGGTCAAAGATCATTTGTTGCCTACACAGTGCAACCCTCACTGgcataataaaatctaaaatactgtatgttgatcTCTGACCGAGTCGTTGGCCAGCTGAAGTCAGGGACTTGATACAGTCAATCCAAAGCTTAATCGGTCTTCTACAAAGCTCATCATATATAATCTTGTTTTCTCTTCAACCTTAGCAATACTCTGCTCTGCCTATCTGCATGGAATGTGCTTAAAAGAATAATGCAACAATTTGGGAAATACACTTATTTTTGTACCTAAGATGTAGATGAGAAGATCAATGCCACTTTAATGCttgtattgtaaatattaagCTAATCGGAGAAGCCCGTTTCTATAACttagcaaaaaactaaaaacaggaGGAAACAGAGAGCCTACCTATACTGTGACAAAACCTGCCCACCAAGGTATATGCTGTATGATTTTTGCATAATAACCTAAAAGTGCTGAGAAAGCTTCAGCATGCAGTGTTATCAGTCTTACTGTATATAACTAACTCTGGCCGACAAAACTATTGAATGTATTTTGCAAAATTTTAAACTATTCCTTATGTTTACCTGCTATTgacttgctgtgtttttaatagagtATGCACATGCATTTATGTAATGTGCATTGTGGGTACATTGTGGGTGAAGGGAAGAGAGGTTGACGTTCCAAGCTGCACTGTGATCAACGTGCcattgcatgtgtttttatgcattgGATATCACAGttgaacaaaaaacacagcactttgGGTGGCCTCGTGCAAAGTTGATCTACATGAGACAGAGCTGCAGTGGAAGCAACCAATGAATGTGTCCAGTCTTATGCCAATACATTCTGTCCCTAATCCCTCAGTGTGAGGCACTAATCCCTGCACCATGACCCCTGGCCTTGCAACAGCACATCATCTCATTTTCtgttacacaaacatttactgtaggtaaGTAACTGTGACAAATATAAGCAAGGGTTTAGTGTAAAGCGCATAGTACTGCACATCTGGTAGGCTCAGAAACAGACCCATCAAACAGACACTTAGTCCCATTACTGATATAAATGGCTctgagctaaaaaaaacagctgtctgCTACTATCCTCTAATAAACGCATCCCATGTGGTTGGATATATCTTGATTTTTCAGGCATTCACACAAAGAAATTTGTGTTACAAATTTGTTCGATAAAATTTCTGAAGTGACAATTATGGCCAAGAGAATTATAGTAATTAGTGAAAAATGGGAGTCATTTTATTCCAGACTCAccgcttttttaaattttattttgtccgTCTCACAAAACTGTGGGTAACGCAAACGTTACCAGTGCAAGACTTGTACTTGCAGTGGCGTATTTCATGCTGCATGATTATTTCCTCCACTGCTGCACAAACTATTGATCTGCGCTGCTTTCCACGAGCCCTTTATGGCAGGGATGGCCACCTTATTAAAGAGCTGGGAAGTTTGAATATCATGGGGTACATCTTACTGTGGCTGTATGAGCAATGATTTCTTTAGGTCACTTGTATTTTCTATAACGCTATCATGGGAGGTGTCTTTTCTGCAGTTTCATGTCTGCCATATAGTAGCAAGCAGTCACATGGCCTGTTTGAACATGAAAGACTCGGCGAGGGGGGGCGTGATGTGGGATGGGGGGGCGATGTGGGATGGGGGGGGCGATTTGGGATGGGGGCCGCGAGACAGACACTGACTGGGGCCAGGAATCAACGACATAAGGGAGAAGACTGACCGGTGGGTTTAATGTGTCCGATCGACGTCGGTTGCCGTCGGCCCCTGGATATTATTTATATCcgacactctctctctctctctctcgctctccctctctctctcacacacacacatatatacacacacatacaaaattgGATGGTACGAACACACGGGCAGGACAATCCCGGA is a window encoding:
- the tmem160 gene encoding transmembrane protein 160 is translated as MAFLSLFTRRQFPQAVSHFVRVVNLVRAPGAGAPLRRLHGAARLRQVEKGPWGKSRGPEQQHQLTDLDKADALMLRKSHETGFLSWFRNGLLATGIGVIAFVQSEVGREAGYAFFILGGVCVSFGGASYIGSLFALRRMMLLSVPALLLQGAMVGSVALFWLCAVSLYIGRLEVEIIHEEDEGENEEECRECREKRELRGYRGSRSSEDNDSKGSNK